AACCAAAAAACGGGGCCGGATGCCCTGCACCCAGCCCCGTTGCTGTTTGGTCGGCTTTATTATACTGCCCCGCAGCCGTGCCCGTCAACCGTTTTTTGCGGCGGAAAGCCCTGGGCAGCGGAGCATATCACCGCGGTCACCAGCGTATGAGCCCCCAGAGCACCACCGCAGCCAGCACTGCGGCCATAAACAGGAAAAGGCGGAACATGAAGTGCAGGTCCTGCGGGGGATCCGACTCGTCGGCCTGGGGCTGATCTGCGGCGTTGAGGTATTCGTGGTAAGCGCCGTAGTCGAAGGGCTTGCCGGGCGCGGGGTCGGGCGGGCAGGCGGGCCCCTCCGCTTCGCCTTCCGTGGCAGGCGCCGGGGCAGGCTCCGGCTGCGGGGAGGAGGCCAGCAGGTAAGCGGCCAAAAATTCCTGCGCCGCGCCCAGGTGGGCCCGCTCCACGTACACCTCGCACACGCAGGCGCAGGAGCCCAGGTAGAGCGCCGTGGCCCGGCCGCCGGTGCGGGCGGTCTCCAGGATATAGCTGGGCAGGCCGTTTTCCTCCAGCAGGCCGGCCAGCAGCCCGGCCTGCACCGGGTCCGGCAGGGTGGTGAGCGGCGTGGGGTCGGACAAAGGCCGCCGGCCCGGGCGGTCCAGCAGGGAGGGGTCGGCTTCGGCGGGGAGAGGCGGCGGTGTTTCCACCAGGAGCGCGCCGCAGTCGGCGCAGTGGGTAAAACCGGGGCGGTATTCCACGCGGCAATAAGGGCACCAGGGCATGGCAGAGCACTTCCTTTCCCAGCAGGGCGGGCGCGGGCGCGCCCGCAGTCGTTTTTTATTGATTTGATAGATGAAGCCCGATAAATTCGGGTTTATCATTTTTGTAGACATATCGGATTTCTTTTAAATCTTTGCCCCCGATATTATCATTTAAATTGTCATCCGCCAGAGAGAATCCAAACCTTTCATAAAAATGTTTTGCTCTAATATTATCTTCAAGAACCCATAGAAAGACATCTCTATATCCCAGCTTCATTAATTCCTTTATAACTGCCTCTAAAAGAAGCTTCCCATATCCTTTACCCATGTAATCTGGAAGCAGATAGATCGAAATAACTTCACCCCAATCACCAAACTGTTCAAACCGTGATTTGCAAAAACTGCTTGTTCCTACGATTCTGCCGTGATCAATACAAATCAATGTTTTTATATCAGGATTATCCAAATTTGACACCCAGCGCCCCTTGGGAATGGCATCAAGATAGTCTTGTGGTATAATTCCTTTATATGCATATTTCCAGCTATCTTCATATATCTTGCTTATTGCCATTCTGTCATCTTCAGGTCTTATATATCGAATTTCCATTATACTCCCCTCAACAACTTCCGATTTGCCGCTCTGTAGAAATTTATGCGTTTTTTCAGCATTTTGCACTTCTAAACAACTTAAATTCAAATACTGTTTTTTATTACCTGTATAGCTGTCAAAAGGTGGCAAATTGTTCCATAGGTAGACCCCGCAAACCCGCATGAAATGGGCGTTTTCTCGAATCCTACGAAT
This window of the Oscillospiraceae bacterium genome carries:
- a CDS encoding N-acetyltransferase, with protein sequence MEIRYIRPEDDRMAISKIYEDSWKYAYKGIIPQDYLDAIPKGRWVSNLDNPDIKTLICIDHGRIVGTSSFCKSRFEQFGDWGEVISIYLLPDYMGKGYGKLLLEAVIKELMKLGYRDVFLWVLEDNIRAKHFYERFGFSLADDNLNDNIGGKDLKEIRYVYKNDKPEFIGLHLSNQ